The genomic region GAGGCCCTCGATGGGGTCGCCGGTGCGCGGGGTGCCGGGGTAGTTGTACGAGGCGATGACCACGGTGACGGCCGCGTCGTCGCTCCAGCGGAGGGGTTCGAGGTCGGCGAGGGTGCCGTTCGCCGCCGCGAGGAGCACGCCGGAGAGAGGGGTCTTCAGGCGGTCTAGGACGACCTGGGTCTCGGGGTCGCCGAAGCGGGCGTTGAACTCGATGACCCGTACGCCGCGCGAGGTGATCGCGAGGCCCGCGTAGAGGAGCCCGGAGAAGGGGAGGCCGCGGCGGTGCATCTCGTCGACGGTCGGCTGCAGAACGGTCTGCATGACCTCCTCGACCAGCTTCGGGTCGGCCCACGGGAGGGGCGAGTACGCACCCATGCCGCCGGTGTTCGGACCCTCGTCGCCGTCGAGCGCCCGCTTGAAGTCCTGGGCGGGCTGCAGCGGGACGACCGTCTCACCGTCGGTGATCGCGAAGAGGGAGACCTCGGGTCCGTCGAGGAACTCCTCGATGACCACGCGCTCGCAGGCGTTGGCGTGCGCGCGGGCCACGTCGAGGTCGGCGGTCACGACGACGCCCTTGCCGGCCGCGAGACCGTCGTCCTTCACGACGTACGGGGCTCCGAAGGCGTCGAGCGCCTCGTCGACCTCGTCGGGGTTCGTACAGACGTACGAGCGGGCGGTGGGTACGCCCGCGCCCGCCATGACGTCCTTGGCGAAGGCCTTGGAGCCCTCCAGCTGGGCGGCGTCCTTCGAGGGGCCGAACACCGGGATGCCCGCCTCGCGTACGGCGTCGGCGACCCCGGCCACGAGGGGGGCCTCCGGGCCGACGACCACCAGCTCGGCGCCGAGCTCCGTGGCGAGCGCGGCCACGGCCTTGCCGTCGAGGGCGTCGACCTGGTGCAGCTCGGCCACCTCGGCGATTCCCGCGTTGCCTGGGGCACAGTGCAGCGCGGTGACGTCGGGGTCGAGGGAGAGGGAACGACACAGGGCGTGTTCGCGGGCACCGCCGCCGATTACTAGGACCTTCACGGGGGTCAGCCTAGCTGGAGGGGCCTTGGCGCTGAGGCGGCGCGGGGGGCATGGGTGGGGGGCATGGGCGGGTTTGTGGGGATGGGTTCGTGGGCGTGCGGGGCGGGCGCGGGCGGGCAGGGCGTGGTGTGGGGGCGAAGGCGGGTCGGGGTGCGGAGGCCGGGGGCGGGGGCGGGACGTGATGGGGGTGCGGGTCGTGATGGGTGGCGGGAGCGGAGGGGGGTGGGGGCAGGTCGTGGTGCGTGGCCTGGTGCGGGTCGTGGCGGGTGGCGAGGGGGGCGGGTCGTGGTGGGTGGCGAGGGGGGCGGGTCGTGGTGGGTGGCGAGGGGGGCGGGTCGTGGTGGGCTGGTCGCGCCCGCGCGGCGGAGCCGCATATGGCGCAGTCCTGCGCCCCTTGCGCCCGCCTATGCCCGCCGGTCCCCCCTGCGCCCGCCAGGGCCGCTCACTCGTTGGAGAACTCCTCCATCACCGTCGCTCCCAGTTCCCTCACGATCAGTTCGTGGCCCGACAGGGCCGACTCGTCGAGGTCCGGATCGTCGTCCTCCGGGGTGTCGTCCTCGGGAGATACGGGGGGCGGTTCCGGAGCGGAGGGGCGGGAGGCGGGTGAGGGTCCCGGAGCGCCCGCGGATGCGGAAGCGGGTGCATGTGTGGACGTCGCCTGCCCCTGGGGCCCCGTGGCGGCGGGCCGGGAGGCGGCCTGAGCGGAGGGCTGCTGCGGGGTGGCGGGGTGGGATGCGGCCGGGGTCGCGGTGCCTCCCGACCCGTATCCGCCTCCGTACCCACCACCTTGTCCCTGTCCTCCGCCATATCCACCACCTTGGCCTCCGCCTTGCCCACCGCCATAACCGGGCCCGGGCGCGGGCGGTGCTGCCGAACCCCCGGACGGGTCGACGACCGACTCGACCTTCCACTGCACGTTGAACTGCTCGGCCAGCGCCTGCTTGAGCACTTCCTCGCTGCCGCTGCTCGCGAAGTTGTCCCGCGCTCCCGCGTTGACGAAGCCGAGCTGGAGGGTGGTGCCGTCGAAGCCGACCACCTGCGCGTTCTGACTGAGCAGGATCCAGGTGAAGCGGCGTCGGTTCTTCACCGCCTCAAGGATGTTCGGCCACAGCATGCGGGGGTCGGGGCCGCCGCTCGGGGGAGCGGCGGGTGCGGCGTGCGCCGGAGGGGCGGAGGTGTACGTCGATGCCGGGGCCTGGGCCTGAGACGGGGGCTGAGCCTGGGCCGGAGGGGGACCGGACGCCGGCGTGGGCGGCTGTCCCCCGCCCGCGGGTGCTGCGGTCGGCCACCCACCGGGGCGCCGACCACTGCCCGCGGCGGTCGCGGCGGGCCAGGCACCGGGAGCACCGCCGGCCGCGGGAGCCGAGGGCGGCATCTGGGCGGGCGGCTGTTCCGGGGCGGGCGCGGGCGGACCGGGAGTAGCGGGAGGGGGCGGAGCCTGCGCAGGCGTGCCCCCCGTCGGGGCGTGGCCCGACTCGGGACCCGTATCGCCGCCGGGGCCTCCGGCCCCCCGTACAGCAGCGCGAGCCGCGGCGGCCCCGCCCCCCGGCGGAACAGAGGGCCCGGACGAAACGGGTGGAGCGGAGGGACCAGGCGGCCCGGATGGGCCGGGCGGCCCAGGAGCAACCGTGCCCCCGCCGCCCTGCATGCCCTGCCCCCCTCCGGGCATCCGCATCCCGGCATGCGCGTCGGGCCCGGGTACGTACCCCATGGGGGGCGCGCCGGCCGGCCCCGACGCCGTGAAGTTCACCCCGCGCTCGATCCGGTCGAGCCGGGCCATGACGGACCGCTCGTCGCCGTACGCCGCGGGCAGCAGCACGCGCGCGCAGATCAGTTCGAGCTGGAGGCGGGGCGAGGTGGCCCCGCGCATCTCCGTGAGTCCTTCGTTGACGAGGTCGGCGGCCCGGCTGAGCTCGGCGGCGCCGAACACTCCGGCCTGGGCCGTCATCCGCTCCACGACATCGGTGGGAGCGTCGATGAGCCCCTTCTCCCCCGCGTCCGGCACGGCCGCCAGGATGACCAGATCCCGCAACCGCTCCAGCAGGTCGGCGACGAACCGCCGAGGATCGTTTCCGCCCTCGATGACCCGGTCGACGACCTCGAAGGCGGCGGCGCCGTCCCCCGCGGCGAAGGCCTCGACCACGGAATCGAGAAGCGACCCGTCCGTATAACCGAGCAGCGAGGTGGCCATGGCGTACGTGACGCCGTCGTCCCCGGCGCCCGCCAGCAACTGGTCCATGACGGACATGGAGTCACGCACGGACCCGGCCCCGGCGCGCACGACCAGCGGAAGCACCCCGTCCTCGACGGGGCTGCCCTCGCGCCCGCACACCTCGCTCAGGTACTCCCGCAGAGTCCCCGGTGGCACGAGCCGGAACGGATAGTGATGCGTACGCGACCGAATGGTCCCGATGACCTTCTCGGGTTCGGTGGTGGCGAAGATGAACTTGAGGTGCTCGGGCGGCTCCTCGACGACCTTCAGCAGCGCGTTGAACCCCGCCGACGTGACCATGTGGGCCTCGTCGATGATGTAGATCTTGTACCGGCTGCCGGCGGGCCCGAAGAAGGCCTTCTCTCGCAGGTCACGGGCGTCGTCCACACCGCCGTGGGAGGCGGCGTCGATCTCGATGACGTCGATGGAACCGGGCCCGTTGCGCGCGAGGTCGCGGCAGGACTGGCACTCCCCGCACGGCGTCGGGGTGGGCCCCTGCTCGCAGTTCAGACACCGCGCCAGGATCCGCGCACTGGTCGTCTTCCCGCACCCACGCGGCCCGCTGAACAGGTACGCGTGATTGACCCGGTTGTTCCGCAGCGCCTGCTGCAACGGGTCGGTGACATGCTCCTGCCCGATGACCTCGGCGAACGACTCCGGGCGATAACGGCGGTACAGCGCGAGAGACGACACGCATACGAGGTTATAGGCGCCCACTGACAACGGGGACCGTCCACCGGGCTCCACCGACGCCACGGGCCCACAGGTCTTCCCCGAAGGCGCCCGGAAAGGGGTGCGGCAAGGGGTCCACAGCAAGGCGTCCTGTAAGAGGCCCGTTCCCCTCTGCCCATCGCCCGCCACCAGTCGCCGACGGCACCGCCGCCGACCACCATCTACCGCCGCCCGAACCCCGCAAACGCAAGCGCCCCTCACGCACCCGCCAGAGCCAACCTACCCTTGCTGCCTTCCGGCCCTGGGGGAGTTCAGTCAGATAGCGCCACGTGAGGGGCTCCGCACAGGGTACCCGATCTGAGCGGGGGGAACGAGTTCGCGAGCACTCCTCAACGTCTTGTATTGTTTGCGGCGGAGGATTCGCCTAGTGGCCTAGGGCGCACGCTTGGAAAGCGTGTTGGGGGCAACCCCTCACGAGTTCGAATCTCGTATCCTCCGCCAGTGCCTCACCGGGCACGATGTCGAAGGGCCCCACCGCTTGCGGTGGGGCCCTTCGACGGTTCTCAGCCCTCGTTGTCCTGGTTTTTGTCCACAGCGGGTGTCTCCGGGGTTCCCCAGATGGCTTCGGCGATCTTCCGGGCAACGTCCTTGAGCATGGCGTCCGGCACGTGGAGGTACCGGGCTCGCATGCTTGCGGAGGTGCCCGGCTCCCACCCCATGATCTGATCAATGACCCGGGCCGGGACACCGAGCAGCATGAGCACAGTGGCGGCCGTGTGCCGGGCGTCGTGCAGCCGAGCGTTCCGAACCCTCGCGTCTTCCAGCAGTCGCTTCCAGTCGTGGTAGTCCGTGTTCGGGCTCAGCGGGCCACCCAGGGGCTTGGTGAACACGTAGTCCGACTCGATCCACAGGTTGCCGGCCGCCTTGCGCTCGCGCGCTTGCGTCTCGGCATGTGCACGGAGCATGGCGACCAGCGGGCCGGGCAGGGGCACGGCGCGTCGGCCCGCTCGGGACTTGGTGTTCTTGGTCTCGCGCCGGACCTGCACCTTGTCCCGGCAGTACCCCGCCTTCCGGCCGCACGGTGAGGCTTCCGGGCACCCGTGCTCGTATCTGGGACGCAGACGGTTCCGACGCAGCTTCAGGTACTCGTTGTCCAGGTCGACGTCAGACCAGCGCAGTCC from Streptomyces sp. NBC_00878 harbors:
- a CDS encoding DNA polymerase III subunit gamma and tau → MSSLALYRRYRPESFAEVIGQEHVTDPLQQALRNNRVNHAYLFSGPRGCGKTTSARILARCLNCEQGPTPTPCGECQSCRDLARNGPGSIDVIEIDAASHGGVDDARDLREKAFFGPAGSRYKIYIIDEAHMVTSAGFNALLKVVEEPPEHLKFIFATTEPEKVIGTIRSRTHHYPFRLVPPGTLREYLSEVCGREGSPVEDGVLPLVVRAGAGSVRDSMSVMDQLLAGAGDDGVTYAMATSLLGYTDGSLLDSVVEAFAAGDGAAAFEVVDRVIEGGNDPRRFVADLLERLRDLVILAAVPDAGEKGLIDAPTDVVERMTAQAGVFGAAELSRAADLVNEGLTEMRGATSPRLQLELICARVLLPAAYGDERSVMARLDRIERGVNFTASGPAGAPPMGYVPGPDAHAGMRMPGGGQGMQGGGGTVAPGPPGPSGPPGPSAPPVSSGPSVPPGGGAAAARAAVRGAGGPGGDTGPESGHAPTGGTPAQAPPPPATPGPPAPAPEQPPAQMPPSAPAAGGAPGAWPAATAAGSGRRPGGWPTAAPAGGGQPPTPASGPPPAQAQPPSQAQAPASTYTSAPPAHAAPAAPPSGGPDPRMLWPNILEAVKNRRRFTWILLSQNAQVVGFDGTTLQLGFVNAGARDNFASSGSEEVLKQALAEQFNVQWKVESVVDPSGGSAAPPAPGPGYGGGQGGGQGGGYGGGQGQGGGYGGGYGSGGTATPAASHPATPQQPSAQAASRPAATGPQGQATSTHAPASASAGAPGPSPASRPSAPEPPPVSPEDDTPEDDDPDLDESALSGHELIVRELGATVMEEFSNE
- the purD gene encoding phosphoribosylamine--glycine ligase — translated: MKVLVIGGGAREHALCRSLSLDPDVTALHCAPGNAGIAEVAELHQVDALDGKAVAALATELGAELVVVGPEAPLVAGVADAVREAGIPVFGPSKDAAQLEGSKAFAKDVMAGAGVPTARSYVCTNPDEVDEALDAFGAPYVVKDDGLAAGKGVVVTADLDVARAHANACERVVIEEFLDGPEVSLFAITDGETVVPLQPAQDFKRALDGDEGPNTGGMGAYSPLPWADPKLVEEVMQTVLQPTVDEMHRRGLPFSGLLYAGLAITSRGVRVIEFNARFGDPETQVVLDRLKTPLSGVLLAAANGTLADLEPLRWSDDAAVTVVIASYNYPGTPRTGDPIEGLDDVVAQDAPHAYVLHAGTKRDGDAIVSAGGRVLSVTAGGKDLTEARARAYEAVNRIRLDGSQYRTDIAAKVAGAVQT